A stretch of bacterium DNA encodes these proteins:
- a CDS encoding Fe-S-binding domain-containing protein, with translation LLGLFSFNAQAQQGALIQMVNHGLSTGALFLLVGMIYERRHTRQIADFGGLASVMPAFSTLFLIITLSSIGLPGLNGFIGEFLILLGAFQANPYLAVPATLGVILSAVYMLTMYQRVHFGKQTHEENNRLSDLTLREKLVLLPLLLFCFWIGLFPGTFLHKTEASVQRILTTMEMKQTPISDRIEGISPARPVYVVNEE, from the coding sequence TCCTGCTCGGCCTCTTTAGCTTTAACGCGCAGGCGCAGCAGGGCGCGCTGATCCAGATGGTCAATCATGGGCTCTCCACCGGGGCATTGTTCCTTCTGGTCGGCATGATCTACGAACGAAGGCACACGCGGCAGATCGCGGATTTCGGCGGCCTGGCATCCGTCATGCCGGCCTTCTCCACCCTGTTTCTTATCATCACCCTGTCCTCCATCGGCCTGCCGGGATTAAACGGCTTCATCGGAGAGTTTCTGATTTTACTCGGCGCGTTTCAGGCTAACCCCTATCTCGCCGTGCCGGCCACGCTGGGCGTGATTCTCTCCGCGGTCTATATGTTGACCATGTATCAGCGCGTGCATTTCGGCAAACAAACCCATGAAGAAAACAACCGCCTTTCTGATTTGACTCTTCGCGAAAAGCTGGTCCTGCTCCCGCTGCTGCTGTTCTGCTTTTGGATCGGACTGTTTCCAGGAACTTTTTTGCACAAGACCGAGGCGAGCGTTCAAAGAATTTTGACCACCATGGAAATGAAACAGACACCGATCTCTGACCGGATTGAAGGGATATCCCCTGCTCGGCCGGTGTATGTCGTTAACGAGGAATGA
- a CDS encoding NADH-quinone oxidoreductase subunit N: MTFTLPTIDLTAVFPLLALLTTAIVLLLLPLFFRSVGRNVLALVGAIGLLISGACLFRLPLVPFRGFDRLLLLDPLAITVHGALLLAGLLTLLISLNRVEDEYLNYGEYYSLLLFSLIGMMIMTSTWNLLVLFLGLELFSIALYALAGIRKMRAESVEASLKYLLLGAFASGFLLYGMALLYGASGTLQLNEMMQGVQPGASTLSLIYAGVILLFIGLAFKAALVPFHMWTPDVYEGSATPVSAFMSTATKAAAFIVLIRLIAHSELAVRFPWPQLLIVLAVLTMTVGNLLAIHQKNVKRMLAYSSISHAGYLLVGLTAASSAGDQAMLFYLFVYTAMNIGAFGVLSHMGVSNADERVDFESYRGMGYRSPFAALCLAVFLFSLSGLPPFSGFIGKLYLFSAAVERGYVALVVIAVLNSVVSVYYYMRLVVNLYMRDATEELSLPRPNVGMKAALFIALFLTVLWGIYPSVLTNLLAGVSRPLP, from the coding sequence ATGACGTTCACTCTGCCAACCATTGATCTAACAGCTGTCTTCCCCCTGTTGGCCCTGCTGACGACAGCGATCGTCCTGCTGCTGTTGCCATTGTTTTTCCGCTCCGTCGGAAGAAATGTCTTGGCGCTCGTGGGCGCGATCGGACTGCTGATCAGCGGAGCCTGTCTGTTCAGGCTCCCGCTGGTCCCCTTCAGGGGATTTGACCGGCTGCTGCTGCTCGATCCTTTGGCCATCACGGTGCACGGCGCCCTTCTGCTCGCCGGCCTGTTGACTCTATTGATCTCCTTGAACCGGGTGGAAGACGAGTATTTGAACTATGGCGAATATTACAGTCTGCTTCTCTTCAGCCTCATCGGTATGATGATCATGACCTCGACCTGGAATCTCCTGGTCCTGTTCCTGGGTCTGGAGCTGTTCTCCATCGCCTTGTATGCGCTGGCCGGCATTCGCAAGATGCGTGCAGAGTCGGTGGAGGCATCGCTCAAGTATCTACTTCTGGGAGCGTTTGCCAGCGGATTTCTCCTTTACGGCATGGCGTTGTTGTATGGAGCTTCCGGCACGCTGCAATTGAACGAGATGATGCAGGGCGTCCAGCCCGGTGCTTCCACCCTGTCTCTGATCTATGCCGGCGTCATCCTGCTTTTCATCGGCCTGGCGTTCAAGGCCGCACTGGTGCCGTTTCACATGTGGACGCCGGATGTGTATGAAGGCTCGGCCACGCCGGTCTCTGCCTTTATGTCAACCGCCACCAAGGCCGCGGCTTTCATCGTGCTGATCCGGTTGATCGCCCATTCTGAACTGGCCGTCCGTTTTCCGTGGCCGCAGCTGCTCATTGTGCTGGCCGTTCTGACCATGACGGTCGGCAACCTGCTGGCCATACACCAAAAAAACGTAAAACGCATGCTCGCCTATTCGAGCATCAGCCATGCCGGCTATCTGCTGGTTGGATTGACGGCCGCGTCGTCCGCCGGCGATCAGGCCATGCTCTTTTACCTATTTGTCTACACCGCCATGAATATCGGCGCCTTTGGCGTGCTGTCGCACATGGGCGTCTCCAATGCGGATGAACGCGTCGATTTTGAATCCTACCGTGGAATGGGGTATCGCTCTCCGTTCGCCGCTCTCTGTCTGGCGGTATTTCTGTTCAGCCTCAGCGGCCTGCCGCCTTTCAGCGGCTTTATTGGAAAACTGTATCTGTTCAGCGCGGCTGTGGAAAGAGGCTACGTCGCTCTGGTCGTCATCGCTGTGCTGAACTCTGTGGTGTCGGTGTATTACTATATGCGGCTGGTCGTCAATCTGTACATGCGGGACGCAACCGAGGAGCTCTCCCTGCCTCGGCCGAACGTCGGCATGAAGGCGGCCTTGTTCATCGCTCTGTTCCTCACCGTCCTGTGGGGCATTTACCCCTCGGTGCTGACCAACCTGCTGGCCGGAGTTAGTCGGCCGCTGCCCTGA
- a CDS encoding prohibitin family protein: MLSIIIVFLFGAVFMAMVLMQRDRTAAGNVRALFQGKGKLIRLGLIALAALFLLSQALVIIDAGTVGVIKRLGAVKGEMAPGLHLIIPLVDKVVILPTVKKTYEASEIPGESKADYPDIIITALTSDGQQIRVGITARFMIAPGKAAWIVQNLGTEEEYVEKVVKTEIRGSGRRVPTKFAAYDLYTKRSYEAQQAIFDEIAPKFTANGLILDELVLRNISFTTEYAKTLEEKQIALENISTEKNKLEQEKIRKEQKIVAAEGDAKSIEIRQLALTKNPTIIQWEFVQKLAPNISWGVLPQNVVPMLNLQNMTGAAKP; encoded by the coding sequence ATGTTATCCATAATCATTGTATTTCTGTTTGGCGCAGTCTTCATGGCCATGGTTTTGATGCAGAGGGACAGGACGGCGGCCGGCAACGTGCGCGCCCTTTTTCAGGGCAAGGGCAAACTCATCCGTCTGGGCTTGATCGCGCTGGCTGCCCTCTTTCTGCTCAGCCAAGCCTTGGTCATCATCGATGCCGGCACGGTCGGCGTAATAAAAAGGTTGGGGGCGGTCAAGGGCGAAATGGCGCCGGGGCTGCACTTGATCATTCCGCTTGTGGACAAGGTGGTGATTCTGCCGACTGTGAAAAAAACTTATGAGGCGTCTGAAATTCCCGGGGAAAGCAAGGCGGACTATCCCGATATCATCATCACCGCGCTGACCTCGGACGGCCAGCAGATTCGCGTCGGCATCACCGCCCGGTTCATGATCGCACCGGGCAAAGCGGCATGGATCGTGCAAAATCTTGGAACAGAAGAGGAGTATGTCGAAAAGGTGGTCAAAACCGAAATACGCGGCTCAGGCCGACGCGTGCCCACCAAGTTCGCAGCCTATGACCTTTATACCAAACGCAGCTATGAAGCGCAGCAGGCGATCTTTGACGAGATTGCGCCCAAGTTTACCGCTAACGGCTTGATCCTCGATGAACTGGTTCTGCGCAACATCAGCTTTACCACCGAATACGCGAAAACGCTGGAAGAAAAACAGATCGCCCTGGAAAACATCTCTACGGAGAAAAACAAGCTGGAACAGGAGAAAATCCGCAAGGAGCAAAAGATCGTCGCCGCCGAGGGCGATGCCAAAAGCATCGAGATCCGACAGCTCGCGTTGACTAAAAATCCCACCATCATTCAGTGGGAATTTGTGCAAAAACTGGCGCCGAATATCTCCTGGGGCGTGCTGCCGCAGAATGTGGTGCCGATGCTCAACCTGCAGAATATGACCGGCGCAGCAAAACCCTGA